From Cecembia calidifontis, one genomic window encodes:
- a CDS encoding NFACT RNA binding domain-containing protein, translating into MRVITCFSQNKDELVIGCTGRGEDQYIRANLLPIISCMSFPADFKRSKRNTISLFSEIIGQEINRIKTFQFERAFRIDFVSGDCLVFKLHGTRSNVLFYPNASLIPSVLFRNELKDDWKLKLDEIDAYLDLSFEHFEYLEGNASKFLPTLGKIPREWLKNKGYIEGGLLQKWQLMADVMDMLDVPYFAIIKEEKEYYLTLLPAENPIFETSDPVEACNELFKYKVVIQAFEKEKTHWQKTFEDQKKRTKAYIQKTTEKLEELESGTSPSQIADIIMANLHGINTDQEEVTLFNFYTQKDEKIKLKRGLSPQKFAENLYRKSKNRKKELDQLYQNLEEKENLLLQLEDWLTELEGVNNFRELKEFIKSRQLIEKQKEKEEQVPFKRFEIEGFDVLVGKSAKANDELLRHFAWKEDLWLHAKDVSGSHVVIKFRSGLNYPKTVIERAGELAAFYSKHKNESLAPVIYTPVKFVRKVKGSAPGAVTVDKESVILVQPKGPSEQN; encoded by the coding sequence ATGCGTGTGATTACCTGCTTCTCCCAAAACAAAGATGAATTGGTCATCGGTTGTACCGGTAGAGGTGAAGATCAATATATCAGGGCGAATCTCCTTCCCATTATTTCCTGCATGTCCTTTCCAGCTGATTTCAAGAGAAGCAAAAGAAATACCATCTCCTTATTCTCCGAAATCATTGGCCAGGAAATTAATAGAATTAAAACATTCCAGTTTGAACGTGCATTCCGGATTGACTTTGTATCAGGAGATTGTCTGGTCTTTAAACTTCACGGAACAAGGAGCAATGTATTATTCTATCCCAATGCCTCACTAATCCCATCTGTTCTATTCAGAAATGAATTGAAGGATGATTGGAAATTGAAACTGGACGAAATAGATGCATATCTTGACCTTAGCTTTGAACATTTCGAATATTTGGAAGGCAACGCTTCAAAATTTTTGCCCACTTTAGGGAAAATCCCTAGAGAATGGCTAAAAAACAAAGGGTATATTGAAGGAGGTCTATTGCAAAAATGGCAATTAATGGCAGATGTTATGGACATGCTGGATGTCCCTTATTTCGCAATCATCAAAGAGGAAAAAGAATATTATTTAACCTTACTTCCAGCTGAAAATCCGATTTTTGAAACTTCAGACCCTGTTGAGGCCTGTAATGAACTTTTCAAATACAAAGTAGTCATACAGGCTTTTGAAAAAGAGAAAACTCATTGGCAAAAAACCTTTGAAGACCAAAAGAAAAGGACGAAAGCCTATATTCAAAAAACCACTGAAAAGCTGGAAGAATTGGAATCAGGCACCTCCCCTTCCCAGATAGCGGACATCATTATGGCTAATCTTCATGGGATCAATACTGATCAAGAAGAGGTAACACTTTTTAACTTCTACACACAGAAAGACGAAAAGATCAAACTCAAACGAGGTTTGTCCCCCCAGAAATTTGCAGAAAACCTCTACAGAAAATCAAAAAACAGGAAAAAAGAACTTGATCAGCTCTATCAGAACCTTGAGGAAAAAGAAAATCTCCTCCTTCAATTGGAAGATTGGCTTACGGAACTGGAGGGTGTAAATAATTTCAGAGAGCTGAAAGAATTTATTAAATCTAGGCAGCTAATAGAAAAACAGAAAGAAAAAGAAGAGCAAGTACCCTTCAAAAGGTTCGAGATCGAGGGATTTGATGTATTGGTCGGAAAATCAGCCAAGGCAAATGACGAACTACTCCGCCACTTTGCTTGGAAGGAAGACCTTTGGTTGCATGCCAAAGATGTATCCGGTTCCCATGTGGTCATCAAGTTCCGGTCCGGTTTGAATTATCCAAAAACTGTAATCGAAAGGGCTGGAGAGTTGGCAGCATTTTACTCCAAACACAAAAATGAGTCCCTGGCCCCTGTGATTTACACCCCTGTTAAATTTGTCAGAAAAGTTAAAGGTTCTGCACCCGGGGCGGTAACGGTGGACAAAGAAAGTGTTATTCTAGTACAACCAAAAGGGCCATCAGAGCAAAATTGA
- a CDS encoding MBL fold metallo-hydrolase — MKVTFLGTGTSQGVPVIGCDCPVCSSLDFRDKRTRCALHLEIDGKSIVIDTGPDFRFQMLREKITKLDAVLFTHEHKDHTAGLDDIRPFNFSQKKDMPIYGSKKVLNQIKREYSYIFEEVKYPGVPSVVPYEITNNTFTAEEIPVIPIQVMHYRLPVFGFRFKDFTYITDAKQIEPKEIEKIKGTKILVLNALQKSHHISHLTLDEAIQLTEIIQPEMAYFTHISHKLGTHQEIEKELPDYIKLAYDGLKIYID; from the coding sequence TTGAAAGTAACATTTTTAGGAACAGGTACATCACAGGGCGTGCCGGTCATAGGTTGTGACTGTCCCGTTTGCAGTTCATTGGATTTTAGAGATAAAAGGACCCGATGTGCCTTACACCTTGAAATCGACGGAAAAAGTATTGTCATAGACACAGGTCCTGATTTCCGGTTTCAAATGCTGCGTGAAAAAATCACTAAACTGGACGCAGTACTTTTTACTCATGAGCATAAAGACCATACGGCAGGATTGGACGATATAAGACCATTCAATTTTTCGCAAAAAAAAGACATGCCCATTTATGGGTCCAAAAAGGTACTTAACCAAATAAAAAGGGAATATTCTTATATTTTTGAAGAGGTAAAATATCCGGGCGTGCCTTCTGTCGTTCCTTATGAAATTACCAACAATACCTTTACAGCAGAAGAAATTCCCGTTATTCCTATTCAGGTAATGCATTACAGACTTCCGGTTTTTGGGTTTCGCTTCAAGGACTTTACCTACATCACGGATGCCAAACAAATCGAACCAAAAGAAATTGAAAAAATCAAAGGAACAAAGATCCTTGTACTTAATGCCTTACAAAAAAGTCATCATATCTCCCATTTGACCTTGGACGAAGCCATTCAGCTCACTGAAATCATCCAACCGGAAATGGCTTATTTCACCCATATCAGTCATAAACTAGGGACACATCAGGAAATCGAAAAAGAACTTCCGGATTATATCAAACTGGCTTATGACGGGCTGAAGATCTATATTGACTAA
- a CDS encoding response regulator — MTPTRKVLVAEDSSVIINLTKNVLMFENYHITAVKNGKQVLEKLSNEDFDLILMDINMPLMDGIECTTAIRALPDQKKSKIPIVAITGNYKNYTMDDFKKAGLNDYVQKPLDYDLLLATVKKYLS; from the coding sequence ATGACGCCAACTAGAAAAGTACTGGTAGCTGAAGACAGTTCTGTAATTATCAATCTTACCAAAAACGTTTTGATGTTTGAAAATTACCACATCACAGCGGTAAAAAACGGAAAACAGGTTTTAGAAAAACTATCCAATGAGGATTTTGATCTGATTCTGATGGACATCAATATGCCTCTAATGGATGGCATAGAATGTACAACCGCAATTCGGGCTCTTCCAGATCAAAAAAAATCCAAAATTCCCATTGTTGCCATTACGGGAAATTACAAGAACTATACCATGGACGACTTCAAAAAAGCAGGGCTAAATGATTATGTCCAAAAACCTTTGGATTATGACCTGTTGTTGGCTACCGTAAAGAAATATTTGTCCTAG
- a CDS encoding response regulator — translation MKNKKVLMADDNALNRRVFQNIISQVYQYDIAENGKEVIQKLKNDHFDVILLDIQMPQLDGINTLKAIKENQLSNAPIVAVSAFAETKDREYFLSAGFDDFISKPIKPKQLLETINYLIKKSDSSENNNQNIGTNLEDTAVLDHNVLVKLLKFNSIENIKLVYDDFILETEKLLEEMEYLFKYGDYQEIGEKLHIIKGNSGTLGAMQLFAFSQAFERNIKSGNFNNSLKDYIYLKTLFETFKEHYQSSEYLNP, via the coding sequence ATGAAAAACAAAAAGGTCCTGATGGCAGACGACAATGCCTTAAATAGAAGGGTATTTCAAAATATTATCAGCCAAGTTTATCAATATGATATCGCTGAAAATGGCAAGGAAGTAATCCAAAAATTAAAAAATGATCATTTTGATGTGATTCTTTTGGATATACAAATGCCTCAATTAGATGGAATCAATACACTTAAGGCCATCAAAGAAAACCAACTAAGTAATGCACCAATAGTAGCAGTGTCTGCCTTCGCTGAAACAAAAGACAGGGAATACTTTCTGTCTGCAGGTTTTGATGATTTTATTTCCAAACCCATCAAACCAAAGCAGCTTCTTGAAACGATCAATTACCTGATAAAAAAATCTGACAGTTCTGAAAACAACAACCAAAATATAGGGACCAACCTTGAAGATACAGCAGTTCTTGATCACAATGTTTTAGTCAAATTATTGAAGTTCAACTCTATTGAAAACATAAAATTGGTCTACGATGATTTCATCTTGGAAACAGAAAAGCTTTTGGAGGAAATGGAATACCTGTTCAAATATGGTGATTATCAAGAAATTGGAGAAAAGTTACATATTATAAAAGGGAACTCCGGCACTTTAGGAGCCATGCAATTGTTTGCTTTTTCCCAAGCATTTGAAAGAAACATAAAATCAGGCAATTTTAACAATTCGTTAAAAGATTACATATATTTGAAGACCTTATTTGAAACCTTTAAAGAACATTATCAATCATCAGAATACCTAAATCCATGA
- the miaA gene encoding tRNA (adenosine(37)-N6)-dimethylallyltransferase MiaA: MVVGPTAVGKTSLCIKLAKNFQTEIISSDSRQFYRETQIGTAKPSPEELAEVRHHLIDHKSIFDVYDVKDFEKDALKVIEEIFQTRDVAIMTGGSGLFVDIIAHGMDEIPDIDPQIRTDLIKLYQEFGLEYLQNKLKETDPEYFEEVDLMNPQRLMRAIEVCLGTGKLYSTFRQKKKIERPFHIIKVGLNRDREELYQRIDQRMEEMIAEGLFEEAERLFPYRHLNALQTVGYSEVFGYLEGNYDKEEAIRLLKRNSRRYAKRQLTWFRKDPEITWFHPDQELEIMAFVQEKIRFLKR; this comes from the coding sequence ATGGTGGTTGGTCCTACCGCTGTAGGAAAGACTTCCCTTTGCATAAAATTAGCCAAAAACTTCCAAACTGAAATCATTTCTTCGGATAGCCGGCAATTTTATAGAGAAACTCAGATTGGGACTGCTAAACCCAGCCCAGAGGAATTGGCTGAGGTCAGGCACCATTTGATAGATCATAAATCGATTTTTGATGTTTATGATGTGAAGGATTTTGAAAAGGATGCGCTAAAAGTTATTGAAGAGATATTCCAAACCCGGGATGTGGCAATTATGACCGGAGGTTCCGGTCTTTTTGTGGATATTATTGCTCATGGGATGGATGAAATTCCTGACATCGATCCTCAGATTAGGACAGATTTGATAAAATTATATCAGGAGTTTGGTCTGGAGTACCTGCAAAATAAACTAAAAGAGACCGATCCCGAATATTTTGAAGAGGTTGATTTGATGAACCCACAGCGACTGATGCGCGCCATTGAAGTTTGCTTGGGTACCGGAAAACTCTACAGTACTTTTAGGCAGAAAAAGAAAATAGAACGGCCATTTCACATAATCAAAGTGGGGCTTAATAGGGATAGGGAGGAATTGTACCAAAGAATAGATCAAAGAATGGAAGAAATGATAGCCGAAGGACTTTTTGAAGAAGCAGAAAGATTGTTTCCTTACAGGCATTTGAATGCCTTGCAGACGGTGGGATATTCTGAGGTTTTCGGGTATTTAGAAGGAAATTATGACAAAGAAGAAGCCATCAGACTGTTGAAGCGTAATTCCAGAAGGTATGCCAAACGTCAGTTGACCTGGTTTAGAAAAGATCCGGAAATTACCTGGTTTCACCCTGATCAGGAGCTGGAAATTATGGCATTTGTCCAGGAAAAGATCAGGTTTTTGAAAAGATAA
- the pfkA gene encoding 6-phosphofructokinase has product MKKIAVFTSGGDAPGMNACIRAVVRTAIFKEIEVYGISYGYDGMINGNIKKMQSHSVSNIIQRGGTILKSARSEEFRTPEGRKRAYEQLKKHEIEGIVAIGGDGTFTGAKIFFEEFGIPTIGCPGTIDNDIYGTDYTIGFDTAVNTALEAIDKIRDTAAAHDRIFFIEVMGRDSGYIALECGIGGGAEFVMIPETETDLKSVVKSLKNLRKSKSSSIIVVAEGDDEGGAEEIMQKVKDKVNDPEKEFKVTTLGHIQRGGNPTARDRVLASRCGMAAVEGLLNGHSNCMAGVVNGEVVYTPFADCIGKTKQLKEDHLKLIEILSI; this is encoded by the coding sequence ATGAAAAAAATAGCAGTTTTTACTTCCGGAGGAGATGCACCGGGAATGAATGCTTGCATACGGGCTGTTGTGAGAACAGCTATTTTTAAAGAAATTGAAGTGTATGGTATTTCCTATGGTTATGATGGCATGATCAATGGAAACATCAAAAAAATGCAATCCCATTCTGTCAGCAATATTATCCAAAGAGGAGGCACCATTCTCAAATCTGCCAGGAGTGAAGAGTTTAGAACTCCAGAAGGAAGGAAAAGAGCTTATGAGCAATTGAAAAAACATGAAATTGAAGGAATTGTAGCCATAGGTGGGGATGGTACTTTCACAGGAGCTAAGATATTTTTCGAAGAGTTTGGAATACCTACGATAGGCTGTCCGGGGACTATTGACAATGATATTTATGGAACTGATTATACGATTGGTTTTGACACAGCGGTTAATACTGCTTTGGAAGCAATTGATAAAATCAGGGATACAGCCGCTGCCCATGACAGGATATTCTTTATCGAGGTGATGGGAAGAGATTCAGGGTATATTGCCCTGGAATGTGGAATTGGAGGAGGTGCAGAATTTGTCATGATTCCTGAAACGGAAACTGATCTGAAAAGCGTGGTTAAGTCCCTCAAAAACCTGAGGAAAAGTAAAAGTTCGTCTATCATTGTGGTCGCCGAAGGGGATGATGAAGGAGGGGCAGAAGAGATCATGCAAAAAGTAAAAGACAAAGTGAATGACCCTGAAAAGGAATTTAAAGTCACTACATTAGGACATATCCAAAGAGGGGGAAATCCGACCGCAAGAGACAGGGTTTTGGCTTCCCGTTGCGGAATGGCAGCTGTGGAAGGGTTATTGAATGGACATTCAAATTGCATGGCCGGGGTAGTAAACGGAGAAGTGGTTTACACGCCCTTTGCAGACTGCATAGGAAAGACCAAACAACTCAAAGAAGATCATCTCAAATTAATCGAAATATTAAGCATTTAA
- a CDS encoding single-stranded DNA-binding protein has product MSSLRNRVQLIGRLGAKAEIKRFDDGKVKASLSLATNDFYKNQKGEKVEETTWHNVVAWGKPAEIIEKYTDKGTEIALDGKLTNRSYTDKDGVKKYITEVLVDNLVLLGEKAAVTT; this is encoded by the coding sequence ATGAGCAGTTTAAGAAACAGGGTACAACTGATCGGGAGATTGGGTGCCAAAGCTGAAATCAAGCGATTTGATGATGGAAAAGTCAAGGCCTCTTTAAGTCTGGCCACTAATGATTTCTACAAGAACCAAAAAGGGGAGAAAGTGGAAGAAACCACCTGGCATAATGTGGTTGCATGGGGAAAACCTGCCGAAATCATTGAAAAATATACCGATAAAGGAACAGAGATTGCCCTTGACGGAAAGCTTACCAACAGAAGCTACACGGACAAAGACGGTGTCAAAAAATACATCACAGAAGTCCTGGTTGATAATTTGGTGCTTTTGGGAGAAAAAGCCGCAGTTACGACCTGA